A genomic segment from Glycine soja cultivar W05 chromosome 20, ASM419377v2, whole genome shotgun sequence encodes:
- the LOC114402550 gene encoding trihelix transcription factor GT-2-like produces MLGDSALLGGGGGGEGGASADVVAATATHDATTTTTTGGGGGGSNNSGDDERGRIEEGERSFGGNRWPRQETLALLRIRSDMDVAFRDASVKGPLWEEVSRKMAELGYHRSSKKCKEKFENVYKYHKRTKEGRSGKQDGKTYRFFDQLQALENHSPTPHSPNPSSKPLQSAPSRVVATTTASSMSLPIPTPTTTVPMQPILSNTIPTSSVPNITVPSTTILPITIPQPILTTPSINLTIPSYPPSNPTNFPPPSNPTPPLSFPTDTFSNSTSSSSTSSDETLERRRKRKRKWKDFFERLMKEVIEKQEELQKKFLEAIEKREHDRIAREEAWRVQEMQRINREREILAQERSIAAAKDAAVMSFLQKIAEQQNLGQALTNINLVQPQPQLQPQPPVQQQVTPPNIVPAPMQQPLPVIVTQPVVLPVVSQVTNMEIMKADNNNNNNNNNNCENFLPPSSSRWPKVEVQALIKLRTSMDEKYQENGPKGPLWEEISASMKKLGYNRNAKRCKEKWENINKYFKKVKESNKRRPEDSKTCPYFHQLDALYRQKHKAEESTAAAKAESAVAPLMVQPEQQWPPQQQDDRDITMEDMENEDDEYEEEREGEEEEEEDEEDEEGGGGNYEIVANKTSGGGGAAASVGASTE; encoded by the exons ATGCTCGGGGACTCAGCTCTGttgggaggaggaggaggaggagaaggtgGTGCCTCCGCCGATGTAGTGGCGGCGACCGCCACGCATGATGCGACAACGACGACGACGACCGGAGGAGGCGGTGGCGGATCAAATAATTCGGGGGACGATGAGAGGGGTAGAATCGAAGAAGGTGAACGTAGCTTCGGCGGTAACCGGTGGCCGCGACAAGAGACTTTGGCTTTGTTAAGGATACGCTCCGACATGGACGTGGCGTTTCGAGATGCAAGTGTTAAAGGTCCCTTGTGGGAAGAAGTATCCAG GAAAATGGCAGAGCTTGGGTATCACAGAAGCTCCAAGAAGTGCAAAGAAAAATTCGAGAACGTGTACAAGTACCACAAGAGAACCAAAGAAGGTCGAAGTGGGAAACAAGATGGAAAAACATATCGTTTCTTTGATCAACTACAAGCCCTTGAGAACCACTCTCCAACACCCCATTCCCCCAACCCTTCATCAAAACCACTACAATCAGCACCATCAAGAGTAGTAGCAACAACAACTGCATCATCAATGTCACTACCAATTCcaacaccaacaacaacagTGCCAATGCAGCCAATATTGTCCAACACTATACCCACAAGTAGTGTCCCCAATATCACTGTTCCATCAACAACAATACTCCCTATAACCATACCTCAACCCATTCTCACCACCCCATCAATAAACCTCACAATCCCTTCTTACCCTCCATCAAACCCTACCAATTTCCCACCGCCATCAAACCCTACCCCACCACTCTCTTTCCCCACCGACACCTTCTCCAATtccacctcctcctcctccacctcCTCCGACGAAACATTGGAAAGGAGACGCAAGAGGAAgcgcaaatggaaggatttcttcGAGAGACTGATGAAGGAAGTGATCGAGAAGCAAGAGGAGCTACAAAAGAAGTTCTTGGAAGCAATAGAGAAACGCGAACACGACAGAATAGCAAGAGAAGAAGCATGGAGAGTACAAGAGATGCAAAGAATcaatagagaaagagaaatcTTAGCACAAGAAAGGTCCATAGCCGCAGCCAAAGACGCAGCCGTTATGTCATTCCTTCAAAAAATAGCCGAACAACAAAACCTCGGTCAAGCGTTGACCAACATCAACCTCGTACAACCACAACCACAACTACAACCACAACCACCGGTACAACAACAAGTGACACCACCTAATATAGTACCAGCTCCTATGCAACAACCACTGCCTGTGATTGTTACACAGCCTGTGGTGTTGCCAGTGGTATCACAAGTGACCAATATGGAGATAATGAAAGccgataataataacaacaataacaataataacaactGCGAAAATTTCTTGCCACCGAGTTCTTCTCGGTGGCCGAAAGTGGAGGTTCAGGCATTGATAAAGCTTCGAACGAGCATGGATGAGAAGTATCAAGAGAATGGACCAAAGGGTCCCCTCTGGGAGGAGATCTCAGCCTCAATGAAGAAGCTGGGGTACAACCGAAACGCGAAAAGGTGCAAGGAGAAATGGGAGAACATCAACAAGTACttcaagaaagtgaaggaaagcAACAAGCGGAGACCGGAAGATTCCAAGACGTGCCCTTATTTCCACCAGCTGGACGCGCTGTACAGGCAGAAGCACAAAGCCGAAGAGAGCACCGCGGCGGCGAAGGCGGAGAGCGCGGTGGCACCGTTGATGGTGCAGCCGGAGCAGCAATGGCCACCTCAGCAGCAGGATGATAGGGACATCACAATGGAAGACATGGAGAACGAAGATGATGAATATGAGGAAGAGAGGgaaggagaggaagaagaagaagaggatgaagaggatgaagaaggtGGTGGTGGGAACTATGAGATAGTGGCAAACAAAACAAGTGGCGGTGGTGGTGCTGCTGCTTCAGTGGGGGCTTCAACGGAGTAG